The DNA window TGTACCGGCAGGGTGCGCGCATTGCCCGCGCTGATCTGAGTCACCGGGCCGATATCGAGCCAATCGCCAATCATTCCGCGGCCTCCTTGATCTGCATGGTGGGAAAGGGGCGGAACTCCGCCAGATGCTGGTGCAGTTCGGAGTCCTCGCCAGCGGCGCGGCGCGCCCATGGGTCATCCTGCATGAATTGCTGCGAATAGCGGAAACGGGCGGCGAGGCTGGCGATGGCATCGGGGTCATCGAACAGGCCCGCCTTCACATGATCGAGCCCGACACGCTCGATCCATGGCGCGGTGCGTTCCAGATACCAGGCCTGCTCGCGGTAAAGCTGGATGAAGGCGGCGCAGACATCGAGCGCCTCCTGCTCGGTCGCCACCTTGCACAGCAGGTCGGTGCCGCGCAGATGGATGCCGCCATTGCCGCCGACATGCAGTTCATAGCCGCTGTCGACACAGATCACGCCGAAGTCCTTGATCGTCGCCTCGGCGCAATTGCGTGGGCAGCCGCTGACCGCGATCTTGAATTTGTGAGGCATCCAGCTTCCCCAGGTCATCTGCTCGGTCTTGATGCCCAGCCCTGTGGAATCCTGCGTGCCGAAACGGCACCATTCAGACCCCACACAGGTCTTCACCGTGCGCAGCGACTTGCCATAGGCATGGCCCGAGACCATCCCCGCAGCGTTCAGATCGGCCCAGATATGGGGCAAATCCTCCTTCTTGATGCCGAACAGGTCGAGCCGCTGGCCGCCCGTCACCTTCACCATGCGGGCGCCATATTTGTCGGCGGCGTCGGCGATGGCGCGCAATTCATTGGGGGTGGTCACACCGCCCCACATGCGCGGGACGACCGAATAGGTGCCGTCCTTCTGGATGTTGGCATGCATGCGCTCGTTGACGAAGCGGCTCTTCTGGTCATCGACATAGACGCCCGGCCAGGCGCACAGCAGGTAATAGTTGAGCGCCGGGCGGCAGGAGGCGCAGCCATCGGGCGTGGTCCAGTGCAGTTCCTGCATGACCTGCGGAATGGCCTTCAGTTCCTTTTCAAGGATCAGGCGGCGGACATCATCATGGGAAAAGCTGGTGCATTTGCAGACCGTCCTGGGGCCCGACTTCACCTCATCGCCCAGCGTGATCGCCAGCAGGCTTTCCACCAGACCCGTGCAGGAGCCGCAGGAAGCGCTGGCCTTGCATTGGCTGCGCACCGCATCGAGCGAACAGGCGCCGCCCTCGATGGTGGAGACGACCATGCCCTTGGTCACACCGTTGCAGCCGCAGATCTCGGCATCATCCGACAGGGCCGCGACGGCGGCATGCGGGTCGCTGGACGCGCCGCCGCCCATGGCGAAGGCCTGACCGAAGATCAGCCCCTGACGGATGTCGGCAATGTCCTCGCCGCGCTTGAGCAGGTCGAAATACCAGTTGCCATCCGCCGTATCGCCATAGAGCACGGCGCCGACCAGCCGGTTGTCTTTCACGATCACGCGCTTGTAGATGCCATGGGCGGCATCGCGCATGACGATGTCCTCGCAGCCTTCGCCGCCGCTGAAATCGCCCGCCGAGAACAGATCGATGCCAGAGACCTTCAGCTTGGTCGAGGTCACCGAACCGCTGTAGCCCGAGGGCTTGCCCGTGGCGCTGTCGGCCAGGCTGCGGCACATCTCCCACAGCGGCGCGACAAGGCCATAGCAGGCGCCATTGTGCTGCACGCATTCGCCCACGGCCATGATCGCCGGGTCGCTGGTGAGCATATGATCGTCGACCAGAATGCCGCGCTCAACCTCAAGGCCGGCGGCCTTGGCCAGCGCGGTGGCCGGGCGGATCCCCACGGCCATCACCACGATATCGGCGGGGATCTCGCGGCCATCCTTCAGCTTCACGCCCGCAACCTTGCCGTCGCGGCCGAGGATTTCGCCGGTGTCGGCCCCGGTCAGGATCGTCTGGCCGCGCCGTTCCAGCTCGCTTTTCAGCAGCCAGCCTGCCGCCTCATCGAGCTGGCGCTCCATCAGCGTGGGCATCAGATGGATCACCGTCACATCCATGCCGCGCAGGGCGAGGCCATGGGCTGCCTCCAGCCCCAGCAGGCCGCCGCCGATGACCACGGCATGGCCGCCCTTCTGCGCCGCCGTCAGCATCTTGTCGACGTCATCGAGATCGCGGAAGGTGACCACGCCCTCCAGATCCTTGCCCGGCACCGGGATGATGAAGGGATCGGAGCCGGTGGCGATCAGCAGGCGGTCATAGGTTTCGACGCGACCGGACTGGGCCGTCACCGTCTGGGCCTTGCGGTCGATCGAAACCACCGCATCGCCCGACACCAGCGTGATGTCGTTGTCGAGGTACCAAGCCGCATCGTTGATGACGATATCGTCGAAGGCCTTCTCGCCCGAGAGCACGGGCGAGAGCATGATGCGGTTGTAATTCACGCGCGGCTCGGCGCCGAAGATGGTGATGGCATAGCGCGAAGGATCACGCGCCAGAATTTCCTCCACGGCGCGGCATCCGGCCATGCCGTTGCCGATAACGACCAGCTTTTCGCGCTGATGGATGCTGCCTTGGGCGTTCATGCTCGCAAATGCTCCCGTGGGTGCGAGACAACGCAAAAAACCGCCACGAACCGAGCCATAAGGCTGGACCGAGGCGGCGACGTTGCCACGCATGGAATGAAGTGACATCTGAGACCGGACGAATCGCCCCCCTTTGGGCGGCCGGATCAGATGATGTTCGATGATCCTACCCCCTGCCGCGCCATCCGCCAAGGGACTTTTTTGCAGCGCAGCAGGAAGGCGGTATCGGCAGGCTCAAAAAGCGTAATCAGCCTCCAGCCAGAATTTCTTCGTGTCGGTGCCGAAGCCCTTGGCGACATAGCTGGCATATTTCACCAGCCAGTTGACCCTGCGCGTGCGGAAGCCCACCGAGGCGTCCACCTCATCGCCGAATTTGACATTGCCCACGTCGGACCCGAACCAGTGATAGCTGACGGCGTAGTTGAGCCCCGGCAGCGCCTTCACCTTGGGAAATTTGCCCGACAGGCCGACATAGCTGTCGCCAAGGCCCGCGTTGGGCGTGGTCAGAAACACATCCGCCCAGCCATCGAATTTGTGAAGCGTCGCCATCGGCGTCTGCATCGACCATGTGCCGCCCACCGCATTGGCATCGGCGCCCATCAGCTCATAACCGGCGTTGAGGGTCTGGTTGTGGGCCGTCAGCGCGGCATCGCCCAGGTAGTATTTCACATTATAGGCCCGCGTGTTGTTGCCGTAATTTGACTGGCGGGCAAAGCTGCCGGTCAGCCCCAGCGAGACGGTCCTGCTCAGAGGCAGCAGCGTCGCGAAACGCATGCCATAGGTCTGCGAACTGTCGAGCTGACCGCGCGTGCTTGGCAGGTTGATAAAGCCGGTCTTGTCGTAATCGAGCAGATAGGCAAAGCCTTTCAAGGAGATCGGCCCATCCTTCACCCCGCCGTTCACAAAGACGAAGCGCCCCGAATAATAATCACGCGGGTTGCCATAGGCGCCATAGATCGAATGCTGCTGGATGGCATAAGTCGCATCCAGATCGAACACGCCCTGATGCACCTGCCCGCGCACGGCGTCGAAGACCTGCTCATTCTGCCGCCAGCCCACCGAGCCGACGAAACGCTGATCGTCCAGATTGATGCGCTGACGCCCCAGCGTGAGGGTCAGCGCCTTGGTGGCATATTGCAGTTGCAGCCGGTTGAGCCCCAGGGTCTGCGGATCGGCAACGGTGGCCAGCGCCGGGCGATATTGATCGTTGTTGGCCACGGCAAAGGGAAAGGCGCTGTAATCCTTGTCGAGCGCAAGCGTCCCCACCGCCTCGGCCAGAAAGCCCAGATGGCTGTGCGTGTCCTTCACCTCGAAGCCCAGACGAGTGCGCAAGGTGACGGCATCGGCGGATTTCGTGCCCGCATCGACATCCTCCCAACGCAGCCGGGCATCCAGCATGGGATCGAAACTGACACCATCGCCAATGCTGATCGGATCTCCGACATGCGACTGCGCCGGGGCCGTATCGGCCCGCGCCGATTGAGCCATGCCCAGCAGGCCGGTCAGGGCGATCATCGCGGCTTGCGTTCTGAAACTCTTCATCCGTCTGTTCCCCCATCGAACATCTTGCGCCAATCCCCGACGACAGCGATGCGGGCAGCGGCCAGTGGGCCGCGCACACGAAAAAGCCGCCACGATCGTCCCCCTTCACGGGGGCGATCGGGCGGCATCGTTGCCACGCATGAATGCTGTCGAACCGCCGGGGATGTTCGATCCATCCTTGGACCGGCCCGGCTCGTTCTGTGCTTAGGCTAAGGGCTTTACGGGATTTCTGCCAAGTCTAATTTTTGCAATGCAGCACGAAAATTTTCAGAACACCTTTACGGCAGGCTCTCGGCATACTCCGCGATATGCAGCGGATCGAACACCAGACCATCGAAAAAGCGGTTATCTTCCAGCACCATATCACCCTGCTGGGTGGAAACGGCGGTGATCCTGGTCAGGCTGCCCTCGACCTTGGAACTGGCCCCCGGCAACGGCTCGCCTGTCCCCAGCAGAGCGCTGCGAT is part of the Novosphingobium sp. genome and encodes:
- a CDS encoding alginate export family protein, which translates into the protein MKSFRTQAAMIALTGLLGMAQSARADTAPAQSHVGDPISIGDGVSFDPMLDARLRWEDVDAGTKSADAVTLRTRLGFEVKDTHSHLGFLAEAVGTLALDKDYSAFPFAVANNDQYRPALATVADPQTLGLNRLQLQYATKALTLTLGRQRINLDDQRFVGSVGWRQNEQVFDAVRGQVHQGVFDLDATYAIQQHSIYGAYGNPRDYYSGRFVFVNGGVKDGPISLKGFAYLLDYDKTGFINLPSTRGQLDSSQTYGMRFATLLPLSRTVSLGLTGSFARQSNYGNNTRAYNVKYYLGDAALTAHNQTLNAGYELMGADANAVGGTWSMQTPMATLHKFDGWADVFLTTPNAGLGDSYVGLSGKFPKVKALPGLNYAVSYHWFGSDVGNVKFGDEVDASVGFRTRRVNWLVKYASYVAKGFGTDTKKFWLEADYAF
- the nirB gene encoding nitrite reductase large subunit NirB gives rise to the protein MNAQGSIHQREKLVVIGNGMAGCRAVEEILARDPSRYAITIFGAEPRVNYNRIMLSPVLSGEKAFDDIVINDAAWYLDNDITLVSGDAVVSIDRKAQTVTAQSGRVETYDRLLIATGSDPFIIPVPGKDLEGVVTFRDLDDVDKMLTAAQKGGHAVVIGGGLLGLEAAHGLALRGMDVTVIHLMPTLMERQLDEAAGWLLKSELERRGQTILTGADTGEILGRDGKVAGVKLKDGREIPADIVVMAVGIRPATALAKAAGLEVERGILVDDHMLTSDPAIMAVGECVQHNGACYGLVAPLWEMCRSLADSATGKPSGYSGSVTSTKLKVSGIDLFSAGDFSGGEGCEDIVMRDAAHGIYKRVIVKDNRLVGAVLYGDTADGNWYFDLLKRGEDIADIRQGLIFGQAFAMGGGASSDPHAAVAALSDDAEICGCNGVTKGMVVSTIEGGACSLDAVRSQCKASASCGSCTGLVESLLAITLGDEVKSGPRTVCKCTSFSHDDVRRLILEKELKAIPQVMQELHWTTPDGCASCRPALNYYLLCAWPGVYVDDQKSRFVNERMHANIQKDGTYSVVPRMWGGVTTPNELRAIADAADKYGARMVKVTGGQRLDLFGIKKEDLPHIWADLNAAGMVSGHAYGKSLRTVKTCVGSEWCRFGTQDSTGLGIKTEQMTWGSWMPHKFKIAVSGCPRNCAEATIKDFGVICVDSGYELHVGGNGGIHLRGTDLLCKVATEQEALDVCAAFIQLYREQAWYLERTAPWIERVGLDHVKAGLFDDPDAIASLAARFRYSQQFMQDDPWARRAAGEDSELHQHLAEFRPFPTMQIKEAAE